In Streptomyces sp. NBC_01439, the following are encoded in one genomic region:
- a CDS encoding barstar family protein, whose product MTDSKLMIDLRGRQIETLDDFWDAVTEPCGLPEWFGRNLDAWSDTIETGGISDVIDSHDVLVVHVDQNGLFEGTRREAQVLADIFDGQQNRLVVHARA is encoded by the coding sequence ATGACGGACAGCAAGCTGATGATTGACCTGAGGGGTCGGCAGATAGAGACGCTCGATGACTTCTGGGACGCGGTCACCGAGCCGTGCGGGCTGCCGGAGTGGTTCGGTCGGAACCTGGACGCGTGGTCGGACACGATCGAGACGGGCGGCATCTCGGACGTCATAGACAGCCACGATGTTCTGGTCGTGCACGTCGACCAGAACGGACTCTTCGAGGGAACCCGCCGGGAGGCCCAGGTCTTGGCCGACATCTTCGATGGGCAGCAGAACCGACTCGTTGTCCACGCGAGGGCCTGA
- a CDS encoding IS701 family transposase, translated as MTPEEIAAVRGELEDFAAEVFEPFARKDQRRWGRVYLRGLLTDGQRKSVEPMAARLGEDGNRQALAHFITTSPWDPAHVRARLAWSMEKAIRPTVLIFDDTGFLKDGNASACVSRQYTGTAGKVTNCQVGVSLHLASDHASVAVNWRLFQPEAWDPASPKADPAKVARRTACGIPDDTGHVEKWQLALDMLDETRSWGIEVPLAVADAGYGDAAAFRHGLQARGLNYMVGISTTLSAQPGEAVPVTEPYSGNGRPPVAKYPDKPQSVKQLVIAAGRKTAKPVQWREGSRPGTGRSGFKRMYSRFVALRIRPAGREVRHTVEGPELPACWLLAEWPADQGEPVQFWLSDLPADTPLTTLVRLAKLRWRIEHDYREMKQALGLAHFEGRTWNGWHHHVTLVSVAHAFCTLQRLARAPKDMAPA; from the coding sequence GTGACGCCGGAGGAAATTGCAGCTGTACGTGGCGAGTTGGAGGACTTCGCGGCGGAGGTTTTCGAGCCGTTCGCGCGTAAGGATCAGCGTCGGTGGGGGCGGGTTTACCTGCGGGGCCTGCTCACGGACGGGCAGCGCAAGTCGGTCGAGCCGATGGCCGCCCGGCTGGGCGAGGACGGGAACCGTCAGGCCCTGGCCCACTTCATCACCACCAGCCCGTGGGACCCCGCGCATGTGCGGGCCCGGCTGGCCTGGAGCATGGAGAAGGCGATCCGGCCCACCGTGCTGATCTTCGATGACACCGGCTTCCTCAAGGACGGCAATGCCTCGGCGTGTGTCTCGCGGCAGTACACCGGCACTGCGGGCAAGGTCACCAACTGCCAGGTGGGCGTCTCCCTGCACCTGGCCTCGGACCACGCCTCGGTGGCGGTCAACTGGCGGCTGTTCCAGCCCGAGGCCTGGGACCCCGCCTCGCCGAAGGCGGACCCGGCCAAGGTCGCCCGCCGCACCGCCTGCGGCATTCCCGACGACACCGGGCATGTGGAGAAATGGCAGCTGGCCCTGGACATGCTGGATGAGACCCGCTCGTGGGGCATCGAGGTGCCGCTGGCCGTCGCGGACGCCGGATACGGAGACGCGGCGGCATTCCGGCACGGCCTGCAGGCCCGCGGCCTCAACTACATGGTGGGGATCTCCACCACCCTCTCGGCCCAGCCCGGCGAAGCCGTGCCGGTGACCGAGCCCTACTCCGGGAACGGACGGCCACCCGTGGCGAAGTACCCGGACAAGCCGCAGTCGGTGAAACAGCTGGTCATCGCGGCCGGCCGGAAGACGGCGAAGCCAGTGCAATGGCGTGAGGGCTCCCGGCCCGGCACCGGCCGCAGCGGCTTCAAGCGGATGTACTCGCGGTTCGTGGCCTTGCGGATCCGGCCTGCCGGTCGCGAGGTCCGCCACACGGTCGAGGGCCCGGAACTGCCCGCATGCTGGCTGCTGGCCGAGTGGCCGGCCGACCAGGGCGAACCCGTTCAGTTCTGGCTCTCCGACCTGCCCGCCGACACCCCGCTGACCACCCTGGTCCGCCTGGCCAAGCTCCGCTGGCGCATCGAGCACGACTACCGCGAGATGAAACAGGCCCTGGGACTTGCCCACTTCGAGGGACGCACCTGGAACGGATGGCACCACCACGTCACCCTCGTATCCGTCGCCCACGCCTTCTGCACCCTGCAACGACTGGCCAGAGCCCCAAAAGACATGGCGCCGGCCTGA
- a CDS encoding AAA family ATPase has protein sequence MIVWLNGTHGAGKTTTSAFVQQLIPDSRVLDAEKVGETLMDIAPGLPTTDNFQHWPPWRPLVVETARRVLEYTGGTLVMPMTVLVEPYWREISSGLAQHAVPVRHFVLHADQDTLRRRIAGDTVLGPNSPFRLRYLEPYAEAARTWLHAEAEVVDTTHLTPAQAAQQIADAVKS, from the coding sequence ATGATCGTATGGCTCAACGGCACCCACGGCGCGGGCAAGACGACGACCAGTGCGTTCGTACAGCAGCTGATCCCGGATTCACGGGTGCTCGACGCCGAGAAGGTCGGCGAGACGCTCATGGACATCGCACCGGGGCTGCCCACGACGGACAACTTCCAGCACTGGCCGCCGTGGCGACCTCTCGTGGTCGAGACCGCCCGCCGCGTCCTCGAATACACCGGCGGCACCCTGGTGATGCCCATGACGGTGCTGGTCGAGCCGTACTGGCGCGAGATCAGCTCGGGCCTCGCCCAGCACGCCGTTCCGGTCCGACACTTCGTCCTCCATGCCGACCAGGACACCCTCCGCAGGCGCATCGCTGGCGACACCGTTCTCGGCCCCAACTCCCCGTTCCGTCTGCGATACCTCGAGCCCTACGCCGAGGCGGCCCGCACGTGGCTGCACGCCGAGGCCGAGGTCGTCGACACCACGCACCTCACACCCGCCCAGGCCGCCCAGCAGATCGCGGACGCCGTCAAGAGCTGA
- a CDS encoding GNAT family N-acetyltransferase: protein MSLRITPLTDPAHKPHGRRLAWLASDADSLPAGTAFLRLFDGGQEHLAELDLRVHPAERRKGVGSRLLNTAMATARDNARRCVVAQAEAGSPGDRFLAARGFRKVLTLRFTRLPLADVDTAVLAEIIERPHPGYRLVSWQGTVPDDLAQTFAASRRAMDDMPMDDTDYGTVTWDVDRVRAAAKAVEQRGDHLHTVVAIDASNGSIAGFTELVIPGNGAGDGQHYGTGVLPEHRGHGLGRWMKAESIRQARRDYPDLGGLLTDTADSNTHMRQINDGFAYTPTHTTHQYQLEL from the coding sequence TTGTCCCTCCGCATCACCCCACTGACCGACCCCGCTCACAAGCCGCACGGCCGGCGTCTTGCCTGGTTGGCATCGGACGCGGATTCCCTCCCCGCCGGGACCGCCTTTCTGCGCCTGTTCGATGGCGGACAAGAGCACCTGGCCGAGCTTGACCTGCGTGTTCATCCCGCGGAGCGCCGCAAGGGCGTCGGCTCCCGACTCCTCAACACCGCCATGGCGACCGCCCGAGACAACGCCCGACGCTGCGTTGTCGCGCAGGCGGAAGCCGGATCACCCGGCGACCGCTTTCTGGCAGCGCGCGGCTTCCGGAAGGTCCTCACCTTGAGGTTCACCCGCTTGCCACTGGCTGACGTGGATACCGCCGTCCTCGCCGAGATCATCGAGCGTCCGCATCCCGGCTACCGGCTGGTGTCATGGCAGGGAACCGTCCCCGACGACCTCGCCCAGACGTTCGCCGCGTCTCGCCGCGCCATGGACGACATGCCCATGGACGACACCGACTACGGCACCGTGACCTGGGACGTGGACCGTGTGCGGGCCGCCGCTAAGGCCGTCGAACAGCGCGGCGACCACCTGCACACCGTCGTCGCCATCGACGCCTCGAACGGCTCGATCGCCGGGTTCACCGAACTCGTCATCCCCGGCAACGGCGCAGGTGACGGCCAGCATTACGGCACCGGTGTGCTGCCCGAGCACCGTGGACACGGCCTCGGCCGATGGATGAAGGCCGAGTCGATCCGACAGGCCCGTAGGGACTATCCGGACCTCGGTGGCCTCCTGACCGACACCGCCGACAGCAACACGCACATGAGACAGATCAACGACGGTTTCGCCTACACACCCACGCACACAACACACCAGTATCAGCTCGAGCTCTAG
- a CDS encoding LysR family transcriptional regulator, with protein METRELKYFVAVAEELHFGRAAQRLAMAQPPLSRAIQQLERRLGVVLLHRTARAVALTEAGSVLLREARAALDAVEAAERRTRRAAADPFGVVLATKAGASSELLSKLLAAYAAEPGAVAVEVMLCGPGEQERLLRDGRADVALLQQPFDTTAGLDTEDLHTEQQVVVLPAGHPLANRPRVSMAEVTTLTDLPLPRWPRRGGGHPDGPGPKVRDHTQLFQLIALGRACAVVPESLRAHLRDDHATVPVSDAPAVTTVIAWPPHSRSKAVADLVRTATRL; from the coding sequence GTGGAGACGCGGGAGTTGAAGTACTTCGTCGCCGTCGCGGAGGAGCTGCACTTCGGGCGGGCGGCGCAGCGGCTCGCCATGGCGCAACCACCGCTGTCGCGGGCGATCCAGCAGCTCGAGCGGCGGCTCGGGGTGGTTCTGCTGCACCGCACTGCTCGCGCGGTCGCCTTGACCGAGGCCGGGTCGGTGCTTCTGCGGGAGGCCCGGGCCGCACTCGACGCGGTCGAAGCCGCCGAGCGCCGCACCCGCCGCGCAGCTGCCGACCCGTTCGGTGTGGTGCTGGCCACGAAGGCCGGAGCCTCCAGCGAACTGTTGTCGAAGCTGCTGGCCGCCTACGCCGCCGAGCCCGGCGCGGTCGCCGTCGAGGTGATGCTGTGCGGGCCCGGCGAGCAGGAAAGGCTACTGCGCGACGGGCGTGCCGACGTCGCTCTGCTCCAACAGCCCTTCGACACGACGGCCGGACTCGACACCGAGGACCTGCACACCGAACAGCAGGTCGTGGTCCTGCCCGCGGGGCACCCCTTGGCCAACCGACCCCGCGTGTCGATGGCCGAGGTCACCACCCTGACGGACCTGCCCCTGCCGCGCTGGCCTCGACGGGGCGGGGGCCATCCGGACGGGCCTGGCCCGAAGGTCCGCGACCACACCCAACTGTTCCAGCTGATCGCGCTCGGACGGGCCTGCGCGGTCGTGCCCGAGTCCCTCCGGGCCCACCTGCGCGACGATCACGCGACGGTGCCGGTGTCGGACGCACCGGCTGTCACGACCGTCATCGCCTGGCCACCGCACAGCAGGTCCAAAGCCGTAGCCGACCTCGTCCGCACCGCGACGCGCCTCTAG
- a CDS encoding SDR family NAD(P)-dependent oxidoreductase, giving the protein MSEQMIALVTGANKGIGYEIAAGLGALGWRIGVGARDQQRRDTAVEKLRAAGTDAFGVPLDVADDASVAAAAELIADRAGGLDVLVNNAAITGDMPQMPTTVDPATVRVVVETNVIGVIRVTNAMLPMLRGSASPRIVNMSSSVGSLTLQTTPGIDMGPVPTAYLASKTFLNAITVQYAKELSDTNILINSGCPGYTATDLNGFQGVRTPHQGAAIAIHLATLPDDGPTGEFFDDGGTVPW; this is encoded by the coding sequence ATGAGTGAACAGATGATCGCGCTGGTGACCGGCGCGAACAAAGGAATCGGATACGAGATCGCGGCGGGCCTGGGCGCTCTCGGCTGGCGCATCGGCGTGGGCGCGCGGGATCAACAGCGCCGCGACACCGCGGTGGAGAAGCTGCGCGCAGCCGGGACCGACGCGTTCGGCGTCCCGCTCGACGTGGCGGACGACGCGAGTGTGGCCGCCGCGGCCGAGCTGATCGCCGACCGCGCCGGAGGGCTCGACGTCCTGGTCAACAACGCGGCGATCACCGGCGATATGCCGCAGATGCCCACCACGGTCGATCCGGCAACCGTACGAGTCGTCGTGGAAACCAACGTGATCGGGGTCATCCGCGTCACCAACGCGATGCTGCCCATGCTGCGCGGCTCGGCATCGCCACGGATCGTGAACATGTCCAGCAGCGTCGGCTCGCTCACCCTGCAGACCACGCCCGGCATCGACATGGGCCCGGTTCCTACTGCGTACTTGGCGTCCAAGACCTTCCTCAACGCCATCACCGTCCAATACGCCAAGGAACTGAGCGACACCAACATCCTGATCAACTCCGGCTGTCCCGGCTACACCGCCACCGACCTCAACGGCTTCCAGGGCGTCCGCACCCCCCACCAGGGCGCGGCGATCGCGATCCACCTCGCGACCCTGCCCGACGACGGACCGACCGGCGAATTCTTCGACGACGGTGGAACAGTGCCCTGGTGA